One segment of Streptomyces sp. NBC_00576 DNA contains the following:
- a CDS encoding NAD(P)-dependent alcohol dehydrogenase: MKAVQYRRVGHAPEVVEVPVPEPGPGQVLLKVTAAGICHSDLAVMGWPEEQFPYALPMTLGHEGVGTVAALGAGVTGVAEGEAVAVYGPAGCGRCPKCAEGKENCCPHAAGLGIMPPGLGSPGALAEYMLVDSPRHLIPLNGLDPVQAAPLTDAGLTPYHAIRRSLPKLLPGSTAVVIGVGGLGHIAVQLLRALTPARVVALDVSEEKLELAGKVGAHETLLSDGAAVARLRELTGGTGAEVVLDFVGAESTLAIAAASVVVEGDVTIVGLGGGTLAVGFGGGLPFEVSASFPYWGSRPELMAVLELARQGLVSAHVETFSIDEAPEAYERLHAGDINGRAVVLPH; encoded by the coding sequence ATGAAGGCCGTTCAGTACCGACGGGTGGGGCACGCCCCCGAGGTCGTGGAGGTACCGGTGCCCGAACCCGGCCCGGGCCAGGTGCTGTTGAAGGTGACGGCGGCCGGGATCTGCCACTCCGATCTGGCGGTCATGGGCTGGCCCGAGGAGCAGTTCCCCTACGCGCTGCCGATGACACTCGGTCACGAGGGTGTCGGGACGGTGGCGGCGCTGGGCGCCGGTGTCACCGGCGTGGCCGAGGGCGAGGCGGTGGCGGTGTACGGCCCGGCGGGCTGCGGCCGCTGCCCCAAGTGCGCCGAGGGCAAGGAGAACTGCTGTCCGCATGCCGCCGGACTCGGCATCATGCCGCCGGGGCTCGGCTCCCCCGGCGCCCTGGCGGAGTACATGCTCGTGGACTCGCCCCGCCACCTGATTCCGCTGAACGGACTCGACCCCGTGCAGGCCGCGCCCCTCACCGACGCCGGGCTGACCCCGTATCACGCGATCCGCAGATCGCTGCCGAAGCTGCTGCCCGGCAGCACGGCGGTGGTGATCGGCGTCGGCGGCCTCGGGCACATCGCCGTGCAGCTGCTCCGCGCGCTGACCCCGGCCCGGGTCGTCGCCCTCGACGTGAGCGAGGAGAAGCTGGAGCTGGCCGGCAAGGTGGGCGCCCACGAGACACTGCTGTCGGACGGCGCGGCGGTCGCCCGGCTGCGGGAACTCACCGGCGGTACGGGAGCGGAGGTCGTCCTGGACTTCGTCGGAGCCGAGTCGACGCTGGCCATCGCCGCCGCGTCGGTGGTCGTGGAGGGCGATGTCACCATCGTCGGCCTCGGCGGGGGCACGCTGGCCGTCGGCTTCGGAGGCGGGCTGCCGTTCGAGGTGTCGGCCTCCTTCCCCTACTGGGGCAGCCGACCGGAACTCATGGCCGTCCTCGAACTCGCCAGGCAGGGACTCGTGTCCGCCCACGTCGAGACCTTCTCGATCGACGAGGCGCCTGAGGCCTACGAACGCCTGCACGCGGGGGACATCAACGGCCGCGCGGTGGTACTGCCGCACTGA
- a CDS encoding ABC transporter permease, with product MTSTPTRAAEVPPSAQESSAAPLPGTAVRRAVAALSFLSFRNIGAVYVWLGIVVLFSVWAPDTFPTAITVKQVLNGNAVAGLVALSVVPPLAARVFDLSIAYTMSLTSVLTAHFMVSSGLGPGAAIALAMSAALLIGVVNGIVVVVLRVDSFIATLATGALIQSLITMVTNDSSITGVQLLAKPFASIAQLDVGGITLPVLYLLLAALAIWFLLEHTATGRRLYATGFNADAARLQGVRTDRLRFLTLVASALLSGFAGVVFASSVGSGSPTAGTPYLLSAYAAAFVGATQLRAGRFNAWGTVLAVLLLGTGITGLGLATSAQWATSLFTGSVLIVALVLTGGRIALPAVLRRRTVTRPDTTSTSTPAGKES from the coding sequence ATGACGTCCACCCCGACCCGGGCGGCGGAAGTCCCGCCGTCCGCACAGGAGAGTTCCGCGGCGCCGCTACCGGGGACAGCGGTCCGACGGGCGGTAGCCGCACTGTCGTTCCTGTCGTTCCGCAACATCGGCGCCGTGTACGTGTGGCTGGGCATCGTGGTGCTCTTCTCCGTGTGGGCGCCGGACACGTTCCCGACCGCCATCACGGTCAAGCAGGTGCTGAACGGCAACGCCGTCGCAGGGCTGGTGGCACTGAGCGTCGTGCCGCCGCTGGCCGCGCGGGTCTTCGACCTCTCGATCGCCTACACCATGTCGCTCACCAGCGTGCTCACCGCGCACTTCATGGTCTCCTCCGGGCTCGGTCCGGGCGCGGCCATCGCCCTGGCGATGTCCGCCGCGCTGCTGATCGGAGTCGTCAACGGCATCGTGGTGGTGGTGCTGCGCGTCGACTCGTTCATCGCCACCCTGGCCACCGGCGCGCTGATCCAGTCCCTGATCACCATGGTCACCAACGACAGCTCGATCACCGGTGTGCAACTGCTCGCCAAGCCGTTCGCGAGCATCGCCCAGCTGGACGTCGGCGGCATCACCCTGCCGGTGCTCTATCTGCTGCTCGCCGCCCTCGCCATCTGGTTCCTGCTGGAACACACCGCCACCGGGCGCCGGTTGTACGCGACCGGTTTCAACGCCGACGCGGCCCGGTTGCAGGGCGTGCGCACCGACCGGCTGCGCTTCCTGACCCTGGTGGCCTCCGCGCTGCTCTCCGGTTTCGCCGGTGTCGTCTTCGCGTCCTCGGTCGGCTCCGGATCGCCGACCGCGGGCACCCCGTATCTGCTGTCGGCGTACGCCGCCGCGTTCGTCGGGGCGACCCAGTTGCGTGCCGGCCGTTTCAACGCCTGGGGCACGGTCCTCGCGGTGCTCCTGCTCGGCACAGGCATCACGGGACTCGGCCTCGCCACCAGCGCGCAGTGGGCCACGAGTCTGTTCACCGGCTCGGTCCTCATCGTGGCGCTGGTCCTCACGGGCGGCCGGATAGCCCTGCCCGCGGTTCTGCGCCGCCGGACGGTGACCCGGCCGGACACGACCAGCACCAGCACCCCAGCCGGCAAGGAGAGTTGA
- a CDS encoding sugar ABC transporter ATP-binding protein, which translates to MTGPVPTGPVLRVAALSKRFGGTQALKDVDLEVAPGEIHALIGPNGSGKSTLIKILAGYHHAEPGAVAELDGEPFDLGQVTASRHDRLRFVHQELGLVGELSAIDNLALSHGFARTAFGNIRWPEMEKRTSALVERFGLGIDVRRPLATATPVQRTVVAIAAALQGWEGRRGVLVLDEPTAVLPPGEVARLFDIVREVRDAGAGVLYVSHRMDEIFALADRVTVIRGGRRIATRAVADLTPRSLAELMAGEEMETDHRPAASPSGPADPVLQVRDLRAGPLRGVGFDLARGERLGITGLVGSGHEIVPYAVCGAHAGRVSGRLRLPERSERWTEARDAHGLGLPLVPADRAGEGVIGDFSVGENLTLPLLDRLRARSGRLRRGRESTLAEDWIRRVDVRTAGRGARITTLSGGNQQKVVMARCLAQHPPVLTLCEPTAGVDIATRLQLYDLIERQADEGMGVIVSSSDTQDLLALCTRVLVVRDGRIAREISGRDITESALVHAMEGTE; encoded by the coding sequence TTGACCGGGCCGGTGCCGACCGGTCCGGTGCTGCGGGTGGCCGCCCTGTCGAAGAGATTCGGCGGCACCCAGGCCCTCAAGGACGTCGACCTGGAGGTCGCGCCCGGCGAGATCCACGCCCTGATCGGGCCCAACGGCTCCGGCAAGTCCACCCTCATCAAGATCCTCGCGGGCTACCACCACGCGGAGCCGGGCGCGGTGGCCGAACTCGACGGCGAGCCCTTCGACCTCGGCCAGGTCACCGCCTCCCGCCACGACCGGCTCCGCTTCGTCCACCAGGAGCTGGGCCTGGTGGGCGAGTTGAGCGCCATCGACAACCTGGCCCTCAGTCACGGCTTCGCCCGCACCGCCTTCGGCAACATCCGCTGGCCGGAGATGGAGAAGCGGACGAGCGCCCTCGTCGAACGGTTCGGCCTCGGCATCGACGTGCGCCGGCCGCTGGCGACGGCGACCCCCGTCCAGCGCACGGTGGTGGCCATCGCCGCCGCGCTGCAGGGCTGGGAGGGCCGCCGCGGCGTCCTGGTGCTCGACGAGCCGACCGCCGTCCTCCCGCCCGGCGAGGTGGCCCGCCTGTTCGACATCGTGCGGGAGGTCCGCGACGCGGGCGCCGGCGTGCTGTACGTGTCGCACCGGATGGACGAGATCTTCGCGCTCGCCGACCGGGTCACCGTGATCCGCGGCGGCCGCCGGATCGCCACCCGCGCGGTCGCCGACCTGACCCCGCGTTCGCTGGCGGAGCTGATGGCGGGCGAGGAGATGGAGACCGACCACCGTCCGGCGGCGTCTCCTTCCGGCCCCGCCGACCCCGTACTGCAGGTCCGCGACCTGCGGGCCGGCCCGCTGCGGGGGGTCGGCTTCGACCTGGCCAGGGGTGAACGCCTGGGCATCACCGGTCTGGTCGGCTCCGGCCACGAGATCGTGCCGTACGCGGTGTGCGGCGCCCACGCCGGAAGGGTCAGCGGCAGGCTGCGGCTGCCGGAACGCTCGGAGCGGTGGACCGAGGCGCGGGACGCCCACGGCCTGGGCCTTCCCCTGGTCCCGGCGGACCGGGCGGGCGAGGGAGTGATCGGCGACTTCTCGGTCGGCGAGAACCTCACCCTGCCGCTCCTGGACCGGCTGCGCGCCCGTTCCGGACGGCTGCGCCGAGGCCGCGAGTCCACCCTCGCGGAGGACTGGATCCGGCGGGTCGACGTGCGTACGGCAGGGCGCGGGGCCAGGATCACCACGCTGAGCGGCGGCAACCAGCAGAAGGTCGTCATGGCCCGCTGTCTCGCCCAGCACCCACCCGTACTGACGCTGTGCGAGCCCACTGCGGGCGTGGACATCGCCACCCGCCTCCAGCTGTACGACCTGATAGAGCGTCAGGCGGACGAGGGCATGGGCGTCATCGTGTCCTCGTCCGACACACAGGACCTGCTCGCGCTGTGCACCCGCGTGCTGGTGGTACGGGACGGCAGGATCGCACGGGAGATCAGCGGCCGGGACATCACCGAGTCCGCTCTCGTGCACGCCATGGAAGGAACCGAGTGA
- a CDS encoding substrate-binding domain-containing protein, whose translation MSSRPRRAVRRALTAVVPVTALLTLAACGTGTTPAADSTQAAAPGSPGLSAARAALAKYSERPAAISVTQPVGKPIPKGKKIDFILCGVQSCKDLADFFTEAAGELGWQVKQIATQGTPESVQAAYEQALRDKPDAVIASGFPRAVYAKQLAQLNAAEIPVIQSNADDVLGDGISLLKNGPDDVGIQGEMLASWVVSNSGAKADTVYFDLPAYTILKPVKDAFAAKYKEWCDGCALDNVDVPITSVGKDMPDRVVSYLRSHPKVTHVVFSLGLLNVGVPTALKTAGVTGKHIVVNVGDAQNYQYIQSGLTDGAMALNSHETAWIQADALARRFTGQPMDVDQQAALPNMLVTKDNLPSADGDFPIVEDYQAQFKALWGLS comes from the coding sequence ATGAGTTCCAGACCCCGTCGCGCGGTTCGCCGCGCCCTCACCGCCGTCGTCCCCGTCACCGCCCTGCTCACCCTGGCGGCGTGCGGCACCGGCACCACTCCCGCCGCCGACTCGACACAGGCCGCGGCGCCCGGCTCCCCCGGCCTGTCGGCGGCCCGCGCGGCCCTGGCGAAGTACTCGGAGCGCCCGGCCGCGATCTCCGTGACCCAGCCCGTCGGCAAGCCGATCCCCAAGGGCAAGAAGATCGACTTCATCCTCTGCGGCGTCCAGTCCTGCAAGGACCTCGCCGACTTCTTCACCGAGGCCGCCGGGGAACTCGGCTGGCAGGTGAAGCAGATCGCCACCCAGGGCACCCCGGAGTCCGTCCAGGCCGCCTACGAGCAGGCCCTGCGCGACAAGCCGGACGCCGTCATCGCCTCCGGCTTCCCGCGCGCCGTCTACGCCAAGCAGCTGGCGCAGCTGAACGCGGCAGAGATCCCCGTCATCCAGTCGAACGCCGACGACGTGCTGGGCGACGGCATCTCCCTGTTGAAGAACGGGCCGGACGACGTCGGCATCCAGGGCGAGATGCTCGCCTCATGGGTGGTGTCGAACAGCGGCGCGAAGGCGGACACCGTCTACTTCGATCTGCCGGCCTACACGATCCTCAAGCCCGTCAAGGACGCCTTCGCGGCCAAGTACAAGGAATGGTGCGACGGCTGCGCACTGGACAACGTCGACGTGCCGATCACCTCGGTGGGCAAGGACATGCCGGACCGTGTGGTGTCGTACCTCCGCTCGCACCCGAAGGTGACCCATGTCGTGTTCTCCCTCGGCCTGCTCAATGTGGGCGTGCCGACCGCGCTGAAGACCGCCGGCGTCACCGGCAAGCACATCGTCGTGAACGTCGGTGACGCGCAGAACTACCAGTACATCCAGAGCGGTCTCACCGACGGCGCGATGGCACTGAACTCCCATGAGACGGCCTGGATCCAGGCCGACGCGCTCGCCCGGCGCTTCACCGGACAGCCCATGGACGTGGACCAGCAGGCCGCACTGCCCAACATGCTCGTCACCAAGGACAACCTGCCCTCGGCCGACGGCGACTTCCCGATCGTCGAGGACTACCAGGCGCAGTTCAAGGCGCTGTGGGGGCTGAGTTGA
- a CDS encoding aromatic ring-hydroxylating oxygenase subunit alpha, translated as MMDETSEPATARCPGPTVQDYLDQDSRPVPPALRYERNDHIGSEDIDHARFTSREWAEREMRQVWRRVWQFACLESEIPEVGDHEVYEIGDDSLIVVRTAPDEIRAYVNVCLHRGRKLRTGGGNVSEFRCSFHGFAWNLDGSMQTPPCAWDFPHVTPEKFALPEARVATWRGFVFINMDPYAESFDSYRGTFDDYYIWPLENRYKSLHIAKVLPCNWKVAQDAFIESFHVIATHPQMLPWLADANSQYDVMADQPNWNRMINIQGAPSPHVADSVTEEDVLETFYDSRAFYAAAQGRDLVIQEGDELPAIPPGGTARQVLAERMRAQLAATSTQDFSKTPDTELLDAINYLLFPNFNPWGGAKSNIIYRFRPNGLDPDSCTAEIIFMSSPKQPGEVPPPAKIRWVPEDMLFADIPELGVLGPVFDQDCENLPYVQQGLKAMRKPGITLANYQESRIRHFNQTLDQWMEK; from the coding sequence ATGATGGACGAAACATCGGAGCCGGCCACTGCGCGGTGCCCCGGGCCCACCGTCCAGGACTACCTCGACCAGGACAGCCGCCCTGTTCCCCCCGCCCTGCGGTACGAGCGGAACGACCACATCGGCAGCGAGGACATCGACCACGCCCGCTTCACGTCCCGCGAGTGGGCCGAACGCGAGATGCGACAGGTCTGGCGGCGGGTCTGGCAGTTCGCGTGCCTGGAGAGCGAGATCCCCGAGGTCGGCGACCACGAGGTCTACGAGATCGGCGACGACTCCCTCATCGTCGTCCGCACGGCCCCCGACGAGATCCGTGCCTACGTCAACGTCTGCCTGCACCGGGGCCGCAAACTGCGCACCGGCGGCGGCAACGTCAGCGAGTTCCGCTGCTCGTTCCACGGCTTCGCCTGGAACCTCGACGGCAGCATGCAGACCCCGCCCTGCGCCTGGGACTTCCCGCACGTCACCCCGGAGAAGTTCGCCCTCCCCGAGGCCCGGGTGGCCACCTGGCGCGGCTTCGTCTTCATCAACATGGACCCGTATGCCGAGTCCTTCGACAGCTACCGCGGCACCTTCGACGACTACTACATCTGGCCGCTGGAGAACCGCTACAAGTCGCTGCACATCGCCAAGGTGCTGCCCTGCAACTGGAAGGTCGCGCAGGACGCGTTCATCGAGTCCTTCCATGTGATCGCCACCCATCCGCAGATGCTGCCGTGGCTCGCCGACGCCAACTCCCAGTACGACGTCATGGCGGACCAGCCCAACTGGAACCGGATGATCAACATCCAGGGCGCGCCGAGCCCCCACGTGGCGGACTCCGTCACGGAGGAGGACGTCCTGGAGACCTTCTACGACTCGCGCGCCTTCTACGCTGCCGCACAGGGCCGTGACCTGGTGATCCAGGAGGGCGACGAACTGCCGGCGATCCCGCCCGGCGGCACCGCCCGTCAGGTCCTCGCCGAGCGGATGCGCGCGCAGCTGGCGGCCACCTCGACGCAGGACTTCTCGAAGACCCCGGACACCGAACTGCTGGATGCCATCAACTACCTGCTGTTCCCCAACTTCAACCCCTGGGGCGGCGCCAAGTCGAACATCATCTACCGGTTCCGGCCCAACGGGCTCGACCCCGACTCCTGCACCGCCGAGATCATCTTCATGTCGTCCCCGAAGCAGCCCGGCGAGGTCCCGCCCCCGGCGAAGATCCGCTGGGTGCCCGAGGACATGCTCTTCGCCGACATCCCCGAACTGGGCGTGCTCGGGCCCGTCTTCGACCAGGACTGCGAGAACCTGCCGTACGTCCAGCAGGGCCTCAAGGCGATGCGCAAGCCGGGCATCACGCTGGCCAACTACCAGGAGAGCCGCATCCGACACTTCAACCAGACCCTCGACCAGTGGATGGAGAAGTGA
- a CDS encoding 2Fe-2S iron-sulfur cluster-binding protein — protein MAVRPSGVELEVLDGEDLFTAAQRLGYRWPTVCGGKGTCRTCFVQVEEGAENCSPVGPLEREGIESLRRPVDGLTRLACRLRVEGPVTVTKRGVRRRVQE, from the coding sequence GTGGCGGTCAGACCCTCCGGCGTCGAGCTCGAAGTCCTCGACGGCGAGGACCTGTTCACCGCCGCCCAGCGGCTCGGCTACCGCTGGCCCACCGTCTGCGGCGGCAAGGGCACCTGCCGTACCTGCTTCGTCCAGGTGGAGGAGGGCGCCGAGAACTGTTCCCCGGTGGGCCCGCTGGAACGCGAGGGCATCGAGTCCCTGCGCAGGCCCGTGGACGGCCTGACCCGGCTCGCCTGCCGGCTCCGGGTCGAGGGCCCGGTGACCGTGACCAAGCGCGGCGTGCGCCGCCGAGTGCAGGAGTGA
- a CDS encoding transposase — MPKQVTHPLTGHVYRLTEDGLVEVTDPRTGAQGVFDFQARWQSGELRHADLQMAGWVGRLAQRRTPPQPEH; from the coding sequence GTGCCCAAGCAAGTGACCCACCCACTGACCGGGCATGTGTACCGGCTCACCGAGGACGGACTGGTCGAGGTGACCGACCCCAGGACCGGGGCACAGGGCGTCTTCGACTTCCAGGCCCGGTGGCAGTCGGGCGAACTGCGCCACGCCGACCTTCAGATGGCCGGCTGGGTCGGCCGCCTCGCCCAGCGGCGTACGCCCCCGCAGCCGGAGCACTGA
- a CDS encoding NADP-dependent oxidoreductase has translation MTPPRTTRVVCLVRRPDGEPLPTDFAVEERPLPPLEEGQLLVRNLYMSVDPSMRGRLESTEKHYTHNFTPGSPLDGRALGVVEESRCATVPPGTYVRHQLGWRERAVLDAADTDGADRIDPELAPLPTWLGLLGQTGFTAYVGLTRVAELRPGDTVLVSAAAGAVGTAAGQFARLLGADRVIGTAGGPDKCALLVKEFGYDAAADYRAEPVRDALARLAPDGVDVYFDNVGGEQLAAALHALRTGGRVALCGMMSQFGGDRRPADINQLIQAVLKRLTLRGFIVRDHDDLRPEFEQRVTGWLAEGRITARETVVDGLDNAAGALLSLLGGGNVGKMLVRLGD, from the coding sequence GTGACGCCGCCTCGTACGACCCGGGTGGTCTGTCTGGTGCGCCGCCCCGACGGAGAACCGCTCCCCACCGACTTCGCCGTCGAGGAACGCCCGCTGCCGCCCCTGGAAGAGGGGCAACTGCTCGTGCGCAACCTCTACATGAGCGTCGACCCGTCCATGCGCGGGCGGCTGGAGAGCACCGAGAAGCACTACACGCACAACTTCACCCCGGGCTCACCCCTCGACGGCCGTGCCCTCGGCGTCGTGGAGGAGAGCCGCTGCGCCACAGTGCCGCCAGGCACATACGTACGCCACCAGCTCGGCTGGCGGGAACGGGCCGTGCTGGACGCGGCGGACACCGACGGCGCCGATCGCATCGACCCCGAACTCGCCCCGCTGCCCACCTGGTTGGGGCTGCTCGGCCAGACCGGGTTCACCGCGTACGTGGGCCTGACGCGCGTTGCGGAACTACGCCCCGGCGACACCGTTCTCGTCTCGGCGGCGGCCGGCGCCGTCGGCACCGCCGCCGGCCAGTTCGCGCGTCTGCTGGGCGCGGACCGCGTCATCGGGACCGCCGGAGGGCCGGACAAGTGCGCCCTGCTGGTGAAGGAGTTCGGCTATGACGCGGCCGCCGACTATCGTGCCGAGCCGGTGCGTGACGCGCTGGCCCGGCTGGCACCGGACGGCGTAGACGTGTACTTCGACAACGTCGGCGGTGAGCAACTGGCCGCCGCCCTGCACGCGTTGCGCACCGGCGGGCGGGTCGCCCTGTGCGGCATGATGTCGCAGTTCGGCGGCGACCGACGGCCCGCCGACATCAACCAGCTGATCCAGGCGGTCCTCAAACGGCTGACCCTGCGCGGGTTCATCGTCCGCGACCACGACGACCTGCGGCCGGAGTTCGAGCAGCGGGTCACGGGCTGGCTTGCCGAGGGCCGGATCACCGCGCGTGAGACGGTCGTGGACGGCCTGGACAACGCCGCGGGGGCACTGTTGTCCCTGCTCGGCGGGGGCAACGTCGGCAAGATGCTGGTGCGGCTGGGTGACTGA
- a CDS encoding putative quinol monooxygenase, whose translation MAEEIIVAGWMDYEPGDRDTMLGHLVALGHRTREEEPGCLDYAMTADPGDERRIRVYERWVSQQALDEHFGTPHIKEFRAASAGLTRVGVSLEVHTVAGTRPMR comes from the coding sequence ATGGCTGAGGAAATCATCGTCGCCGGCTGGATGGACTACGAGCCCGGCGACCGCGACACGATGCTGGGGCATCTCGTCGCACTGGGCCACCGGACCCGCGAGGAGGAGCCCGGCTGTCTCGACTACGCCATGACGGCGGACCCCGGCGACGAGCGGCGCATCCGGGTGTATGAGCGGTGGGTCTCGCAGCAGGCCCTCGACGAGCACTTCGGCACCCCGCACATCAAGGAGTTCAGGGCGGCCTCGGCCGGACTGACCCGGGTGGGCGTCTCGCTGGAGGTCCACACGGTCGCCGGGACCCGGCCCATGCGGTGA
- a CDS encoding PEP-utilizing enzyme gives MKSWITDWQRSERLPHYTRANAGETLPEPASPLGWTLVWGRGLQGWRRGFVGFGIYREEEVAGPRPPFVGMFGGYFYLNLSHMRLFGIRMGQTADQIDAAFVGQRSDTPVYVAHPDDQDEELTGKAGGTLQRMLGQAGFPEADADRVRLRALRHSRPDLTQLSDTELVAHARSLLDEVETTFQRHVESSLPASVGPAILGPLCASVDRPGDMLDLIGGLGDVDSASPSTGLWTLSRQVAASTELTALFDRGPAAVEQALDAATGDVKAFRDSFEEFLAESGDRGPNEWDIHALSWEAAPVQVLALVDRIRHSPDDDSPADRRTRLTEGRERTAREIRAALPEETQPLFDAGMHASQVWIPARERTKANCVTVVNEIRMAVRELGRRGVEAGLFARPEDVMMLLDTELDDYVAAPEIFGPVIAQRLEEYAGLHELEPPFFVADDARTEIDTWPRRAEERTPAAVEGDVLGGVGGSHGTYTGKVRVVTDPASCEALEPGEVLVAPITDAAWTPLFLVAGAAVVDVGALNSHAVVVCRELGIPAVISVESGTRRLRDGMVITVDGERGTVTVDSVPASLGS, from the coding sequence ATGAAGAGCTGGATCACGGACTGGCAGCGCAGTGAGCGGCTGCCGCACTACACCCGGGCCAACGCGGGCGAAACCCTGCCGGAGCCCGCGAGCCCGCTGGGCTGGACCCTCGTCTGGGGGCGCGGCCTCCAGGGCTGGCGGCGCGGCTTCGTCGGGTTCGGGATCTACCGCGAGGAGGAGGTGGCCGGGCCCCGACCGCCGTTCGTCGGCATGTTCGGCGGCTACTTCTACCTGAATCTGTCCCACATGCGGCTGTTCGGCATCCGTATGGGCCAGACGGCGGACCAGATCGACGCGGCCTTCGTCGGTCAGCGCTCCGATACGCCCGTGTACGTGGCGCACCCGGACGACCAGGACGAGGAGCTGACCGGCAAGGCGGGCGGGACGCTTCAGCGGATGCTCGGCCAGGCCGGTTTCCCGGAGGCCGACGCCGACCGGGTCCGGCTGCGTGCCCTGCGTCACTCGCGTCCCGACCTGACACAGCTGTCCGACACCGAACTGGTGGCGCACGCACGGTCGTTGCTGGACGAGGTGGAGACGACGTTCCAGCGGCACGTCGAGTCGTCACTGCCCGCGTCCGTCGGGCCGGCGATCCTCGGCCCGCTGTGCGCGAGCGTGGACCGTCCCGGCGACATGCTCGATCTGATCGGCGGTCTCGGTGACGTCGACTCCGCCTCCCCCTCGACCGGGCTGTGGACGCTGTCCCGGCAGGTGGCGGCCTCGACGGAGCTGACCGCACTGTTCGACCGGGGTCCGGCCGCGGTGGAGCAGGCGCTCGACGCCGCGACCGGGGACGTGAAGGCGTTCCGTGACTCCTTCGAGGAGTTCCTGGCGGAGTCCGGCGACCGCGGCCCCAACGAGTGGGACATCCACGCGCTGTCCTGGGAGGCGGCGCCCGTCCAGGTGCTGGCCCTGGTCGACCGGATCAGGCACAGCCCCGACGACGACTCCCCGGCCGACCGCCGCACGCGGCTGACCGAGGGGCGTGAGCGGACGGCACGGGAGATCCGGGCCGCGCTGCCCGAGGAGACGCAGCCCCTGTTCGACGCCGGCATGCACGCCTCCCAGGTGTGGATCCCGGCCCGCGAACGCACCAAGGCGAACTGCGTCACCGTCGTCAACGAGATCCGCATGGCCGTACGGGAACTCGGTCGCCGCGGCGTCGAGGCGGGGCTCTTCGCCCGGCCCGAGGACGTGATGATGCTGCTGGACACCGAACTCGACGACTATGTCGCCGCCCCGGAGATCTTCGGCCCCGTGATCGCGCAGCGGCTGGAAGAGTACGCGGGCCTGCACGAGCTGGAGCCGCCCTTCTTCGTCGCCGACGACGCGCGGACCGAGATCGACACCTGGCCCCGCCGCGCCGAGGAGCGGACCCCGGCAGCCGTCGAGGGTGATGTGCTCGGGGGTGTGGGCGGCAGCCACGGCACGTACACCGGCAAGGTGCGGGTGGTCACCGACCCGGCCTCGTGTGAGGCGCTGGAGCCCGGGGAGGTGCTGGTCGCACCGATCACGGACGCGGCCTGGACCCCGCTGTTTCTGGTCGCCGGTGCGGCCGTGGTGGACGTGGGCGCGCTCAACAGTCACGCCGTGGTGGTCTGCCGTGAGCTGGGCATCCCGGCCGTGATCTCCGTGGAGAGCGGGACGCGGCGGCTGCGGGACGGCATGGTGATCACGGTCGACGGTGAGCGGGGCACGGTCACCGTGGACAGTGTCCCGGCGTCGCTCGGCAGTTGA
- a CDS encoding SDR family NAD(P)-dependent oxidoreductase encodes MSNQQDSRENTMVATGSLDGRVAVITGSTRSIGRAIAEAFLADGATVVVSGRSEIKGKQALEEMGAGDRAVFHPCDANSQEDIEGLADFAAERFGRLDIWVNNVGGSSGFAPIHQLSDEAWHEALNLNINGYFYGTRRALPKMLAGGWGRIINISSVEGKQANKPAISHYITNKHAIHGLTKATAFEYGTQGITCNAICPGAVDTDLMRAAGPAAAEAEGISYEEWLGRFAEHAATKTITTVEQVAAVASLLASEAGAGITGTLISVDGGTAQW; translated from the coding sequence GTGAGCAACCAACAAGACTCGCGGGAGAACACCATGGTGGCTACGGGCAGCCTCGACGGACGTGTCGCGGTGATCACGGGCAGCACGCGCAGTATCGGCCGCGCCATCGCCGAGGCCTTCCTCGCCGACGGCGCCACGGTCGTCGTCAGCGGCCGTTCCGAGATCAAGGGCAAGCAGGCCCTGGAGGAGATGGGCGCCGGGGACCGGGCCGTCTTCCACCCCTGCGACGCCAACAGCCAGGAGGACATCGAGGGCCTCGCCGACTTCGCCGCCGAGCGCTTCGGCAGACTCGACATCTGGGTCAACAACGTGGGCGGCAGCTCCGGCTTCGCCCCCATCCACCAGCTCAGCGACGAGGCGTGGCACGAAGCCCTCAACCTGAACATCAACGGCTACTTCTACGGCACCCGCCGGGCGCTGCCGAAGATGCTGGCGGGCGGCTGGGGCCGCATCATCAACATCTCGTCGGTGGAGGGCAAGCAGGCCAACAAGCCCGCCATCAGCCACTACATCACCAACAAGCACGCCATCCACGGCCTGACCAAGGCGACCGCCTTCGAGTACGGCACCCAGGGCATCACCTGCAACGCCATCTGCCCCGGCGCCGTCGACACCGACCTCATGCGGGCCGCGGGTCCCGCCGCGGCGGAGGCCGAGGGCATCTCGTACGAGGAGTGGCTGGGCCGGTTCGCCGAGCATGCCGCCACCAAGACGATCACCACCGTGGAGCAGGTCGCGGCGGTCGCCTCGCTGCTCGCGAGCGAGGCCGGGGCGGGTATCACCGGCACGCTGATCAGCGTCGACGGCGGTACGGCGCAGTGGTAG